The following are encoded together in the Phaseolus vulgaris cultivar G19833 chromosome 9, P. vulgaris v2.0, whole genome shotgun sequence genome:
- the LOC137820786 gene encoding leucine-rich repeat receptor-like serine/threonine-protein kinase SKM1 produces the protein MAKGSSKTKSITFICLFLFMLYFHSSHGDPQEVELLLSFKASIDDPLHFLSNWETSSANICRWHGITCDNNVNSSHVNAVVLSGKNMTGEVSCIFQLPYVTKLDLSNNQFVGEITFNYSLNDLSLLRYLNLSSNNLTGSLPQPLFSVLFSNLETLDLSNNMFSGNIPDQIGLLSSLRYLDLGGNVLVGKIPNSITNMTTLQYLTLASNQLVDKIPQEIGQMKSLKWIYLGYNNLSGEIPSSIGELLSLNHLDLVYNNLTGPIPHSLGHLTELQYLFLYQNKLSGPIPQSIFELKKLLSLDLSDNSLSGLISERVVQLQRLEILHLFSNNFTGKIPKGVASLPRLQVLQLWSNGLTGEIPEELGKHSNLTVLDLSTNNLAGKIPDNICHSGTLFKLILFSNYFEGEIPKSLTSCRSLRRVRLQDNKFSGKLPSELTTLPQVYFLDISGNQLSGRIDDRKWDMPSLQMLSLANNNFSGEIPSSFGTQIIEDLDLSNNQFSGSIPLGYKSLSELVELKLSYNKLFGNIPEEICSCKKLVALYLNHNQLNGEIPMKFSEMPVLGLLDLSENQLSGEIPQDLGSTESLVQINISHNHFRGSLPSTEAFLAINASAVTGNNLCDRDGDSSSGLPLCKSNNQNPTWLLIMLCFLLALVAFAAASLLVFYIHKRKSFSEVRKVENEDGTWEVQFFYSKAARLMKVDHVLSAVKEGTVVSKGRNWVSYEGKCMENDMQFMVIEISDLNSLSMSTWEETVKVGKVHHPNIFNLIGTCRCGKKGYLVYEHEEGKKLSQIVNSLNWKQRCKIAVGVAKAIKFLHSRASSIVLVGEVAREIVSIDSKGVPRLKVTPPILTCLDVKGITSSPYLAQEARERKNVTEKSEIYGVGVMLIELLTGRNAIDIETGNGMHKSIVEWARYCYSDCHLDTWIDPVMKGGDASSYQNDMVEMMNLALQCTTTDPTARPCARDVLKALESFHRTTFC, from the exons ATGGCCAAAGGATCTTCAAAGACAAAATCCATTACATTTATATGCCTCTTCTTGTTCATGCTCTACTTCCATTCATCCCACGGAGATCCACAAGAGGTTGAGCTTTTATTATCCTTCAAAGCTTCCATCGATGACCCGCTTCACTTTCTCTCCAACTGGGAAACTTCCTCTGCCAATATATGCAGGTGGCATGGCATCACCTGCGACAACAACGTTAACTCTTCCCACGTTAACGCTGTGGTGCTCTCGGGAAAAAACATGACTGGCGAGGTTTCCTGTATTTTTCAACTTCCATACGTCACAAAACTCGACCTTTCCAATAACCAGTTTGTTGGGGAAATTACTTTTAACTACTCTCTCAATGATCTGTCTCTACTTCGTTACCTTAACCTCAGCAGCAACAACCTCACAGGTTCTTTGCCTCAACCCTTGTTTTCCGTGCTTTTCTCAAACCTTGAAACTCTGGATCTCTCCAACAACATGTTTTCGGGGAACATACCTGACCAAATTGGATTGCTTTCCAGCCTAAGGTATCTTGATCTTGGAGGAAACGTTTTGGTAGGAAAGATTCCGAATTCCATCACCAACATGACCACTTTGCAATACCTTACGTTGGCTTCAAACCAGTTAGTGGATAAGATACCACAAGAAATTGGCCAAATGAAGAGCTTGAAGTGGATTTACTTGGGCTACAATAACCTTTCAGGTGAGATACCAAGTAGCATTGGAGAGTTACTCTCTTTGAATCATCTCGACCTTGTTTACAACAACCTCACTGGACCTATTCCTCATTCTCTCGGACACCTCACCGAGCTTCAATATCTCTTTCTCTATCAAAACAAACTGAGTGGTCCAATTCCCCAATCCATTTTCGAACTCAAAAAGCTCCTTTCACTCGATCTAAGTGATAACTCTCTTTCGGGTTTGATTTCTGAGCGTGTGGTTCAGCTCCAGAGACTGGAGATTCTCCACCTTTTCTCAAACAACTTCACTGGGAAGATTCCAAAGGGTGTTGCATCTTTGCCTCGGCTCCAGGTTCTTCAGCTATGGTCAAATGGATTAACAGGTGAGATTCCTGAAGAGCTAGGAAAACATAGCAACCTCACTGTGTTAGACCTCTCCACCAACAACCTCGCAGGGAAGATTCCAGATAACATATGCCACTCAGGTACTCTTTTCAAGCTGATCCTCTTCTCCAACTATTTCGAAGGAGAAATCCCAAAGAGCTTAACCTCTTGCAGAAGCCTTCGCCGAGTTAGACTCCAAGACAACAAGTTCTCGGGGAAATTACCATCGGAGTTAACCACACTGCCTCAGGTATACTTCTTGGATATCTCTGGAAACCAACTTTCAGGAAGGATCGATGACCGAAAATGGGACATGCCGTCGCTTCAAATGCTCAGTTTGGCCAACAACAACTTCTCAGGAGAAATCCCTAGCTCTTTCGGGACACAAATTATCGAGGACTTGGACttatcaaacaaccaattctcagGTTCTATTCCACTAGGTTATAAAAGCCTGTCAGAGCTGGTGGAATTGAAGCTCAGCTATAACAAACTCTTTGGTAACATCCCAGAAGAAATTTGCTCGTGCAAGAAGCTCGTGGCCTTATATTTGAATCACAACCAGCTCAATGGTGAAATTCCGATGAAATTCTCCGAGATGCCGGTTCTGGGCCTTCTTGACCTGTCAGAAAACCAACTCTCCGGCGAGATTCCACAGGATTTGGGAAGCACCGAGTCTCTCGTTCAGATCAACATTTCGCACAATCATTTTCGTGGAAGTTTACCTTCTACCGAGGCTTTCCTCGCCATCAACGCTAGTGCAGTCACCGGCAACAACCTTTGTGACCGTGATGGTGACTCTTCAAGCGGGTTGCCACTGTGTAAAAGCAACAACCAGAACCCAACTTGGCTCCTCATCATGCTGTGTTTTCTACTAGCATTGGTTGCGTTCGCAGCAGCTTCTTTACTCGTCTTTTATATTCATAAGAGAAAGAGCTTCTCGGAAGTGCGAAAAGTGGAAAACGAAGACGGAACCTGGGAAGTGCAGTTTTTTTATTCCAAAGCAGCGAGGTTGATGAAGGTAGATCATGTTTTGTCTGCGGTTAAAGAGGGAACAGTTGTCTCCAAAGGAAGGAACTGGGTTTCCTACGAGGGGAAGTGCATGGAGAATGACATGCAGTTCATGGTGATAGAAATCAGTGACTTGAATTCTCTTTCGATGAGTACGTGGGAAGAGACAGTGAAAGTTGGAAAGGTTCATCACCCCAATATCTTCAATCTTATTGGGACGTGTAGGTGTGGGAAGAAAGGGTACTTGGTGTACGAACACGAGGAGGGTAAGAAACTAAGCCAAATTGTGAACAGTCTGAATTGGAAACAACGATGCAAAATTGCTGTTGGCGTTGCAAAAGCGATTAAATTCCTTCATTCTCGAGCTTCATCCATTGTTTTGGTGGGAGAGGTTGCACGGGAGATAGTTAGTATCGACAGCAAAGGTGTCCCTCGCCTTAAGGTCACTCCTCCCATACTGACATGCTTGGATGTCAAGGGCATCACTTCTTCACCCTACCTTGCCCAAG AGGCAAGAGAGAGGAAAAATGTGACAGAGAAGAGTGAGATATATGGGGTGGGAGTTATGCTGATTGAACTATTGACGGGAAGGAACGCCATAGACATAGAAACAGGCAATGGCATGCACAAGAGTATTGTGGAGTGGGCCCGTTATTGTTACTCTGACTGTCATCTTGACACGTGGATCGATCCTGTGATGAAAGGTGGAGATGCATCGAGCTATCAGAACGACATGGTTGAGATGATGAATCTGGCACTGCAATGTACCACAACTGATCCCACTGCAAGGCCATGCGCTAGAGATGTACTCAAAGCCCTAGAGAGTTTTCACAGAACTACTTTTTGCTGA